One Eubacteriales bacterium mix99 genomic window carries:
- a CDS encoding extracellular solute-binding protein — MKKKYRILSLIAVTALLGGCGKGATPSSPPASDQPESTPAESSEVEKELYPAVTDGSVTLEYWMPIAAPALQVIDSYAENTAYKKAEEVTGVKIKFTHPAVGKAKEQFNVLMSGGDLPDMIQYASYYNGGVYKGYEDGAYVDLTPYLKECAPDYLALINEDEDIHREIYKDDKVITFNRIDTEIDIPYYRPMVRQDWLREFNMDIPKTLDDYEAYFQAIQEKKPDAAPFFFTIGTGGDRNLWMGMYDMMGDWYVDNGVVKHYYDNENFKAFLTQMHDWYDKGYLTKDFASLKAEEVNTLFDSGKLGCYSQSVDNQYSRAQQLQDFEFTSCPNPRLTEDQQLHNGPSQNRATSGYDTAISSNCKNVEAAVKFLNYGYSEEGMMTYNYGVEGEAWNMVDGEPQYTDLMLDNPDGLTLSQVAYVHRIHFGPKAVIPDTKCLPGVIKDADSLAFRKLWSDDDKVDSIYSMPELQLTPEETKERSEIITEVSSYVSEMMLQFITGAKPLDQYDEYLQGLKDRSFDRAKEITQIAYDRYMKN; from the coding sequence ATGAAAAAAAAGTATCGAATCCTGTCGCTCATCGCAGTGACAGCACTGTTGGGAGGCTGTGGAAAAGGCGCGACGCCGTCGTCCCCGCCTGCCTCGGACCAGCCGGAAAGCACTCCGGCCGAAAGTTCTGAGGTGGAAAAGGAACTGTACCCGGCTGTTACCGACGGCTCCGTAACCCTGGAATACTGGATGCCGATCGCAGCCCCCGCGTTACAGGTAATCGACAGCTATGCGGAAAATACCGCATATAAAAAAGCAGAGGAAGTAACGGGTGTCAAGATCAAGTTTACCCATCCGGCGGTAGGAAAAGCGAAGGAGCAGTTTAATGTACTGATGAGCGGCGGCGATCTGCCGGATATGATTCAGTATGCGTCCTATTACAACGGCGGTGTTTACAAAGGATACGAGGATGGCGCCTATGTTGACCTGACGCCATATCTGAAAGAATGCGCGCCGGATTATCTCGCCTTAATCAATGAAGACGAGGATATCCACCGCGAGATCTATAAAGACGATAAGGTCATCACCTTTAACCGAATCGATACGGAAATTGATATTCCGTATTACCGTCCCATGGTCCGTCAGGACTGGCTCCGGGAATTCAACATGGACATACCGAAAACGCTGGATGACTATGAAGCATACTTTCAAGCCATTCAGGAGAAGAAACCGGATGCCGCGCCGTTTTTTTTCACTATCGGTACGGGGGGGGATCGCAATCTCTGGATGGGCATGTACGATATGATGGGAGATTGGTATGTGGATAACGGAGTTGTCAAGCATTATTATGACAATGAGAACTTCAAAGCGTTCCTGACTCAAATGCATGATTGGTATGATAAGGGTTATTTAACCAAGGATTTTGCCTCCCTGAAGGCGGAAGAAGTCAATACCCTGTTCGACAGCGGGAAGCTGGGCTGCTACAGCCAGTCCGTAGACAACCAATACAGCCGGGCGCAGCAATTGCAGGATTTTGAGTTCACTTCCTGTCCGAATCCGCGTTTAACGGAGGATCAACAACTCCATAACGGTCCTTCCCAGAATCGTGCCACATCGGGTTACGACACAGCCATCAGTTCCAACTGCAAAAATGTGGAAGCGGCGGTCAAATTCCTGAATTATGGCTATTCCGAAGAAGGAATGATGACCTATAACTACGGTGTGGAAGGCGAAGCCTGGAATATGGTGGATGGCGAACCACAGTATACCGACCTGATGCTGGACAATCCGGATGGTCTGACGCTTTCTCAGGTTGCCTATGTACATCGCATCCATTTTGGTCCCAAAGCGGTCATCCCCGATACCAAATGTCTGCCCGGCGTCATCAAGGATGCGGACAGCCTGGCCTTCCGTAAACTGTGGAGCGATGACGATAAAGTAGACAGCATCTATTCCATGCCGGAATTGCAGCTGACACCGGAGGAAACGAAGGAGCGGTCGGAGATTATTACCGAGGTATCCTCATACGTTTCGGAAATGATGCTTCAATTTATTACCGGAGCGAAGCCGCTGGATCAGTATGATGAATACCTTCAGGGGCTGAAAGACAGGAGCTTTGACAGAGCGAAGGAAATCACACAGATCGCTTATGATCGTTATATGAAAAACTGA
- the ilvD gene encoding dihydroxy-acid dehydratase yields MNHTHLRSQWEFGEASECRRGLMRGMGYSEEELKRPIIGIVNSWNEFNPGHVHLRELAERVKSGVREAGGLPLEVMTTGICDGMCLKDPRYIEIPSRNSIADQVEITVEGNFFDGMVMLSTCDSIVPGHLMAAARLDIPTILVAGGYMPLGQVRGKEVLHIHAQDKVGAVQSGKMDPSEYEELIAGSWGICGACTSMTTANSMCMMAEALGMTLPGNSTMSAVSSQLRCLSYQAGKRIVELVGEGVTARQIMTKEAFLNAIKVDMAVAGSSNLILHIPAIANEAGYDLPWWKTFDEASNEIPLLSNLAPGGSYSLKDLDLAGGLQALLHELMPRLDGNCKTVNGSTLKENAAKSGRYNDDVIRSLDNPVSLEPGIGVLTGNLAPEGSILKIAAVPPELWHFSGKARVFNSLQEGLTMLRAGKISPGDAIVLRYMGLKGRFGTTAFPFQEELKGYPELYHSCAILTDGRFSGGTSGLSIGYISPEAALGGPLAAVRNGDEIHIDVAKRSVTVEISDAERESRLKNIHWKHDSSKYPRYLNLFVENVGSMAKGGIWER; encoded by the coding sequence ATGAATCACACACATTTACGGAGTCAGTGGGAATTCGGTGAAGCCTCCGAATGCCGCCGGGGACTGATGCGGGGTATGGGGTATTCGGAAGAAGAATTAAAGAGGCCGATAATTGGAATTGTGAACTCCTGGAACGAGTTCAATCCGGGACATGTTCATCTGCGTGAGCTGGCGGAACGGGTCAAGAGCGGAGTCCGGGAAGCGGGAGGTCTTCCGCTGGAGGTTATGACAACCGGTATCTGTGACGGAATGTGCCTGAAAGATCCCCGATATATTGAGATTCCCAGCCGTAATTCCATTGCGGATCAGGTGGAAATCACGGTGGAAGGCAATTTTTTTGACGGCATGGTTATGCTCAGTACCTGCGATTCCATCGTTCCGGGACATCTGATGGCGGCTGCCCGTCTGGACATTCCCACTATCCTTGTGGCCGGCGGTTATATGCCGTTGGGCCAGGTACGTGGGAAAGAGGTATTGCATATCCACGCACAGGATAAGGTCGGCGCCGTTCAGTCGGGGAAAATGGATCCATCGGAGTATGAAGAACTGATCGCGGGGTCATGGGGCATCTGCGGCGCCTGTACTTCTATGACCACCGCCAACAGTATGTGCATGATGGCAGAAGCCCTGGGGATGACATTGCCTGGAAACTCCACGATGTCGGCGGTCAGCTCCCAATTGCGCTGCTTGTCCTATCAAGCTGGAAAGCGGATCGTGGAGCTGGTCGGGGAAGGCGTCACCGCCCGGCAGATTATGACGAAAGAAGCGTTTCTCAATGCCATTAAGGTGGATATGGCGGTTGCCGGCTCTTCCAATTTGATCCTTCATATTCCGGCCATTGCAAACGAGGCAGGCTACGATCTTCCGTGGTGGAAAACCTTTGACGAGGCATCCAATGAGATTCCGCTGTTGTCCAATCTGGCTCCGGGAGGGTCTTACAGCTTGAAGGATCTGGATCTGGCGGGCGGGCTGCAGGCACTTTTGCACGAGCTGATGCCGCGTCTGGACGGGAACTGCAAAACGGTAAACGGATCTACACTGAAAGAAAATGCAGCAAAGTCCGGGAGATACAACGACGACGTCATTCGTTCTCTGGACAATCCGGTGTCACTGGAGCCCGGAATCGGTGTTCTGACAGGTAACCTTGCGCCGGAAGGTTCGATTCTCAAGATCGCCGCCGTTCCGCCGGAGCTCTGGCATTTCAGTGGAAAAGCCAGGGTGTTCAACTCTTTGCAGGAAGGGCTCACCATGCTGCGGGCAGGGAAGATATCCCCCGGTGATGCAATCGTTCTCCGATACATGGGGTTGAAAGGAAGATTTGGTACGACGGCCTTTCCGTTTCAGGAAGAGCTGAAGGGCTATCCGGAATTATATCACAGTTGCGCCATTCTGACCGACGGACGTTTTTCCGGAGGAACCTCGGGACTGAGCATCGGTTATATCTCGCCGGAAGCCGCATTGGGCGGACCTTTGGCGGCGGTTCGGAACGGTGATGAGATTCACATCGATGTGGCAAAACGATCTGTGACCGTGGAAATATCGGATGCGGAGCGGGAAAGCCGCCTGAAGAATATTCACTGGAAGCATGATTCTTCGAAATATCCCAGGTATCTCAACTTGTTTGTGGAAAACGTAGGTTCCATGGCCAAGGGCGGCATATGGGAAAGGTGA
- a CDS encoding FAD-binding protein, with amino-acid sequence MMKISECIPTDILIIGGGLSGLTAAWATGSKKKVMVLLDGAGASPYVHGFSLPAGEGDSPELLFRDTRESGRFQGKESLEKHLAFESLEVPPLLRELDISLDRNPDGSLALLRPLGASVPRVASAGNHTGAVVLAKLRKRLIARGNTSLLTGFRALRLLHGPAGVAGALVFDRQQNRFLHFAADTVILACGGFCGIYPFSTNTSDIGGDGIAMASMAGAALCDLEFIQFEPCVALSPNKIRGKGLITTMFFEGACLRNHRYERFLAENPEGERLNKDVLCRKIVREIKRGGGTPNGGVWFDATSVGRERLVKTYPAYVERYAACGIDLAAQPVEVAPAPHTSLGGVEIDENCATSLPGLLACGEIAGGVHGANRIGGNAGLETFVFGMTAGYAASSAEPRISEFMPEEESLPLVPCELRHRMRNMMMRELEQNLGIFRCRKGLRHALQTLQELMMNFSAADNGTPKEYYETLRLQNDLYTAVLLTQAALERKDSCGCHIRTDHSDREESE; translated from the coding sequence ATGATGAAAATCAGTGAGTGTATTCCCACGGATATTCTGATTATCGGCGGTGGGCTTTCCGGGCTGACCGCAGCCTGGGCAACAGGAAGTAAAAAGAAAGTCATGGTCCTCCTTGACGGCGCCGGTGCCTCGCCTTATGTACATGGTTTCAGCCTGCCGGCGGGAGAAGGGGATTCACCGGAGCTGCTTTTCAGGGATACCCGGGAAAGCGGGCGGTTTCAGGGGAAGGAATCTCTGGAAAAACATCTGGCATTCGAAAGCCTGGAAGTTCCTCCATTGCTTCGGGAACTTGACATATCATTGGACCGGAATCCGGACGGAAGCCTTGCCTTGCTGCGCCCGCTGGGCGCAAGTGTCCCGCGTGTAGCCAGTGCCGGAAACCATACCGGTGCGGTGGTGTTGGCCAAACTGCGAAAGCGGCTGATTGCCCGTGGGAACACTTCCTTATTAACAGGCTTTCGTGCATTACGTCTGCTTCACGGCCCGGCGGGTGTAGCCGGTGCATTGGTTTTTGACCGGCAGCAGAACCGGTTCCTGCATTTTGCTGCGGATACGGTGATTCTGGCTTGCGGCGGCTTTTGCGGCATTTACCCGTTTTCGACCAACACATCGGATATTGGCGGGGATGGCATTGCTATGGCATCTATGGCAGGCGCTGCGTTATGTGATCTGGAATTTATTCAGTTTGAACCCTGCGTGGCGCTTTCCCCGAACAAGATACGGGGAAAAGGATTGATCACTACGATGTTTTTTGAAGGAGCCTGTCTCCGAAATCACCGCTACGAACGATTCCTGGCGGAAAATCCGGAAGGAGAACGACTGAATAAGGATGTTCTCTGCAGGAAAATTGTCCGTGAAATCAAACGGGGCGGTGGAACGCCAAATGGCGGAGTGTGGTTCGACGCGACATCCGTAGGCAGAGAACGGCTGGTGAAAACATACCCGGCCTATGTGGAACGGTATGCAGCCTGCGGCATTGATTTGGCCGCACAGCCGGTGGAGGTTGCGCCGGCCCCCCATACATCGCTGGGAGGAGTCGAGATCGATGAAAACTGTGCCACTTCTCTTCCCGGACTGCTTGCCTGTGGAGAAATAGCCGGCGGCGTTCACGGTGCAAATCGCATCGGCGGGAATGCCGGGTTGGAGACTTTTGTTTTCGGCATGACTGCAGGATATGCCGCATCGTCTGCAGAGCCACGGATTTCAGAATTTATGCCTGAGGAAGAATCGCTGCCGCTGGTGCCTTGCGAATTACGGCATAGAATGCGTAATATGATGATGCGTGAGCTGGAACAGAATCTGGGTATCTTTCGGTGCAGGAAAGGGCTGCGGCATGCGCTGCAAACTTTGCAGGAACTTATGATGAACTTTTCTGCAGCAGACAACGGTACACCAAAGGAGTATTATGAGACGCTCCGCCTGCAAAACGATCTGTATACAGCTGTGCTTTTGACTCAGGCGGCGCTGGAACGAAAGGACAGCTGCGGATGCCACATCCGGACAGATCACAGCGATAGGGAGGAATCGGAATAG
- a CDS encoding ABC transporter permease subunit, with translation MARHGTGENAVASYCPPAARQNVFQKVKRDFIANKGLYWMALPVVLWYILFQYAPLPGLAIAFQDYNMFKGFSGSEWVGFENFLRFFKSPNCWRVVRNTFSISMLSVLFSFPTPILFALMVNELSARWYKKTAQTISYMPHFISMVVVCGMISDFCRSNGLFNDVRMLFGAAERMDLLSDPDLFYTIFIGSGIWQGIGWSSIIYLATLSSIDPNLYEAAYIDGAGRFQRIWHITLPGIIPVIAIQLIMRLGSVLSVGFEKVILLYNPLTMEKADVISSYVYRAGLQNANYSYGTAVGLFNSVVNIASLILFNSLSRKLTEASLW, from the coding sequence TTGGCAAGGCACGGTACAGGTGAAAATGCGGTCGCCAGTTATTGTCCGCCCGCAGCCAGGCAGAATGTGTTTCAAAAGGTAAAAAGGGATTTTATTGCGAATAAAGGTCTTTATTGGATGGCGCTACCGGTGGTCCTCTGGTATATTCTCTTCCAATACGCCCCGCTGCCCGGGCTGGCGATTGCCTTTCAGGATTACAACATGTTTAAGGGGTTTTCCGGAAGCGAATGGGTCGGGTTTGAAAATTTTCTTCGCTTTTTCAAAAGCCCCAACTGTTGGCGTGTTGTTCGTAATACCTTTTCGATCAGTATGCTGTCCGTTCTCTTCTCGTTTCCGACGCCTATACTGTTTGCGTTGATGGTCAATGAGTTGTCGGCCAGATGGTATAAAAAGACAGCCCAGACCATCAGCTATATGCCCCATTTTATTTCAATGGTGGTTGTTTGCGGGATGATTTCTGATTTTTGCCGGAGCAACGGTCTGTTCAATGATGTCCGCATGCTGTTTGGCGCGGCGGAACGTATGGATCTCCTCTCCGATCCGGATCTGTTCTACACGATCTTTATCGGAAGCGGCATCTGGCAAGGCATAGGTTGGAGCAGCATTATTTATTTGGCGACATTATCTTCCATTGATCCCAATCTTTACGAAGCCGCTTATATCGACGGAGCGGGGCGGTTTCAGCGGATCTGGCACATCACCCTTCCGGGAATTATCCCGGTCATTGCCATTCAGTTGATCATGCGGCTGGGCAGTGTCCTCAGTGTCGGATTTGAAAAGGTTATCCTTCTGTATAATCCTCTGACAATGGAAAAGGCAGATGTCATTTCCAGCTATGTCTACCGCGCCGGCTTACAAAATGCCAATTACAGTTACGGAACGGCGGTTGGGCTATTTAACTCTGTGGTCAACATCGCGTCCCTGATCCTGTTCAACAGTCTTTCACGAAAATTAACCGAAGCCAGTCTCTGGTAA
- a CDS encoding carbohydrate ABC transporter permease yields the protein MKSKTAGDLVFDIVNYLLVGILSLLFLYPVWYVLMASFSNPAKLMVHTGALLLPNGFSLEGYEAVFKNKNIVTGYTNTLFYVGAGTVFSMFITTLGAYVTSRRNLYLRKFLLPFFVLTMYVNAGMIPDFLLVKTLGLYNSRLALILPAAIGTWNLVVMRTSFLQVPASLEESAKIDGANHWTILWRIIFPVTKATFAVIALYYLVGKWNSWFHAMIYLKDRSKYPLQLFLQEILVANSPTGLGGEGGAGNDFYRLDQIIKYCTIIVSTVPILCVYPFAQRYFITGVMMGSLKE from the coding sequence ATGAAGAGCAAAACGGCAGGAGATCTTGTGTTTGACATCGTCAATTATTTGTTGGTTGGGATTCTGAGTCTGTTGTTTCTTTACCCGGTGTGGTATGTTCTGATGGCATCTTTCAGCAATCCCGCGAAGTTGATGGTGCATACGGGGGCATTGCTGCTTCCGAACGGTTTTAGTCTGGAGGGGTATGAAGCGGTATTTAAAAACAAGAATATCGTGACCGGTTATACCAATACCCTGTTCTATGTCGGCGCCGGGACTGTTTTCAGCATGTTTATTACCACGCTGGGCGCCTATGTAACTTCCCGGCGGAATTTATACCTGCGAAAGTTTCTTCTCCCTTTTTTCGTTTTGACCATGTACGTCAACGCAGGGATGATCCCTGACTTTCTGCTGGTTAAGACTCTGGGCCTGTATAACAGCCGCCTGGCGCTGATCCTTCCCGCTGCCATCGGCACATGGAATCTTGTTGTCATGCGGACGTCTTTCCTGCAGGTACCTGCCAGTCTGGAGGAATCGGCAAAAATCGACGGAGCGAATCACTGGACCATTCTGTGGAGGATTATTTTCCCGGTCACCAAGGCGACCTTTGCGGTCATTGCCCTCTATTATCTGGTAGGCAAATGGAACAGCTGGTTCCATGCGATGATCTATTTAAAGGATCGATCCAAATATCCGCTGCAGCTTTTTCTCCAGGAAATTCTGGTGGCAAATTCCCCGACAGGTCTCGGAGGGGAAGGCGGTGCGGGGAACGATTTCTACCGCCTGGACCAGATCATAAAATATTGTACGATCATTGTTTCCACGGTTCCGATTCTGTGCGTATATCCCTTTGCTCAGCGCTATTTTATTACAGGGGTAATGATGGGCTCGCTCAAGGAATGA
- a CDS encoding SDR family NAD(P)-dependent oxidoreductase, with protein sequence MNNGKNILITGASRGIGAALAKAFAREGYAFVGVNYFSDEPGAQTVAEEIRGAGADAALYQADVSSSADCRRMLDSFIGDTGRIDVLINNAGGAQDIPAGGFDEMTVEYWDRQIRLNLSSAAYCARFAVKDMIDKQAKGRIINISSVHSQVTWVKRKALPYCAGKAGMNMFTKALGVEVAKYGIRVNGIAPGFIQTKLTTRYTAEQIAAFQRKIPAGVLGQPSDIVPVALLLADEEKSRFIVGQTFVVDGGQSIDGAIDSMMYDF encoded by the coding sequence ATGAACAACGGAAAGAACATTCTCATTACAGGCGCTTCACGAGGAATCGGCGCAGCTTTGGCAAAAGCGTTCGCCCGGGAGGGATACGCCTTTGTGGGGGTAAACTATTTCAGCGACGAACCGGGAGCGCAGACTGTTGCGGAGGAGATACGTGGGGCAGGCGCAGACGCGGCGCTCTATCAGGCAGATGTCAGCAGCAGTGCGGACTGCCGGCGGATGCTGGATTCTTTTATCGGAGACACCGGAAGAATCGATGTTTTGATCAATAACGCCGGCGGCGCCCAGGATATTCCGGCTGGCGGATTTGATGAAATGACGGTGGAATACTGGGACCGTCAGATCCGTCTGAATCTCAGCTCCGCCGCTTATTGCGCACGGTTCGCAGTGAAGGATATGATCGATAAACAGGCAAAGGGCAGGATTATCAATATCAGTTCTGTCCATAGCCAGGTTACCTGGGTAAAACGAAAGGCACTGCCTTATTGTGCGGGCAAAGCCGGCATGAATATGTTCACCAAGGCACTGGGTGTTGAGGTTGCAAAATACGGTATTCGTGTCAACGGGATTGCACCGGGCTTTATTCAGACCAAGCTCACCACCCGCTATACCGCTGAGCAAATCGCCGCTTTTCAGAGGAAAATCCCGGCAGGTGTATTGGGACAGCCGTCTGATATTGTCCCCGTCGCACTGTTGCTGGCGGATGAAGAGAAATCACGTTTTATCGTTGGTCAGACTTTTGTGGTGGACGGCGGGCAGTCCATTGACGGGGCAATCGATAGCATGATGTATGACTTTTAG